A genomic segment from Euleptes europaea isolate rEulEur1 chromosome 15, rEulEur1.hap1, whole genome shotgun sequence encodes:
- the OSGEPL1 gene encoding tRNA N6-adenosine threonylcarbamoyltransferase, mitochondrial — MPTQEIVGFQLQEPGQTAGKSNYLSLGGKGSHYLFLEQQIAGRTFHLPTLNLIFVQLLSRHAHLQKYLPVSAVGAVISTSAKCCQSKYLRRVTHQCGKCFSTKIVLGIETSCDDTGAAVMDETGNVLGEALHSQGEVHLKTGGIIPLVAQQLHQENVGRIVQEALSASGVCMNDLSAVATTVKPGLALSLGVGLGYSLELVERYKKPFIPIHHMEAHALTIRATDRVEFPFLVLLLSGGHCILAVARGVADFLLLGQTVDIAPGDMLDKVARRLSLQQHPDCSGLNGGKAIENLAQQGNHLRYGFSVPMEQHLNCDFSFAGLQNNANRVIMQQEKEEGLQPGQLLSCISDLASSIQHTVAVHIAKRTYRAILFCTQNGILPQNNATLVASGGVASNQYIRKTLQIVTDAAGFSLLCPPPRLCTDNGIMIAWNGIERLRAGLGVLYSTEGIRYEPKAPLGTDISEQVKKAAIRLPKLKLTI, encoded by the exons GGAGGCAAAGGGAGTCATTACCTCTTCCTCGAGCAACAGATAGCGGGGCGAACTTTCCACCTTCCAAC ACTAAATCTCATTTTTGTACAGTTGCTTTCCAGGCATGCCCATCTACAAAAATATTTACCGGTGAGCGCCGTTGGAGCAGTGATTTCAACATCTGCTAAATGCTGTCAGAGTAAATATTTAAGAAGGGTCACCCATCAGTGTGGCAAATGCTTTTCTACCAAAATAGTTCTAGGAATAGAAACCAGTTGTGACGATACAGGGGCCGCTGTTATGGATGAAACGGGCAATGTTTTAGGCGAAGCACTGCATTCTCAAGGCGAGGTGCATTTGAA AACAGGTGGAATTATTCCTCTTGTGGCCCAGCAGCTTCACCAGGAAAACGTTGGGCGGATAGTACAAGAAGCACTCTCTGCCAGCGGAGTTTGCATGAATGACCTCTCAGCTGTGGCAACCACGGTGAAGCCCGGACTCGCGTTAAGCCTCGGCGTTGGGTTAGGCTACAGCTTAGAACTGGTGGAAAGGTACAAGAAGCCGTTTATCCCCATCCATCATATGGAGGCTCACGCGCTTACCATTAGGGCAACTGACCGGGTGGAGTTTCCATTCCTAGTACTTTTGCTCTCTGGGGGCCACTGTATACTAGCAGTAGCTCGAGGCGTTGCAGATTTTCTTCTCCTTGGACAAACAGTGGACATTGCACCGGGGGACATGTTGGATAAG gtagcCAGAAGACTTTCTTTACAACAGCACCCAGACTGCTCTGGTTTGAACGGTGGGAAAGCAATAGAAAACTTGGCCCAGCAAGGAAATCACCTGCGCTACGGATTCAGCGTTCCCATGGAACAACACTTGAATTGCGACTTTTCCTTCGCTGGCCTTCAGAACAACGCCAATAGGGTGATAATGcaacaggaaaaggaagaag GGCTTCAGCCAGGGCAGCTGCTGTCCTGCATCTCGGACCTGGCTTCCTCAATTCAGCACACGGTTGCAGTTCACATCGCCAAGCGAACATACCGGGCGATCCTCTTCTGCACACAAAACGGCATCTTGCCGCAAAACAACGCAACTCTC GTGGCGTCTGGAGGTGTTGCGAGCAACCAGTATATCCGCAAAACTCTGCAGATTGTGACGGACGCCGCCGGCTTCTCTTTACTGTGCCCACCTCCCAGACTGTGCACCGACAACGGCATCATGATTGCATG GAACGGCATTGAAAGGTTGCGTGCAGGATTGGGTGTCCTATACAGTACAGAAGGCATAAGATATGAACCAAA GGCTCCTCTCGGAACCGATATCTCAGAGCAAGTAAAAAAAGCCGCCATCCGATTGCCAAAACTAAAACTGACAATCTGA